The following coding sequences are from one Oryzisolibacter sp. LB2S window:
- a CDS encoding GNAT family N-acetyltransferase — protein sequence MNIRPYAPADAPALRQVFESSVRELAARFYTPEQIDTWAPREHDAPAWARRLADNRPWVCEVDGRIAGFADLQPSGHIDQFFVAPQHARRGVGAALLAHLERQARRQGCAAMRSHVSLAAQAFFARHGFVVQERRVVTLRGVQFANALMRKELGRDGGDGQ from the coding sequence GTGAATATCCGCCCCTACGCCCCCGCCGACGCGCCCGCGCTGCGCCAGGTGTTCGAGTCTTCGGTGCGGGAGCTGGCGGCGCGCTTCTACACGCCCGAGCAGATCGACACCTGGGCGCCGCGCGAGCACGATGCACCCGCCTGGGCGCGGCGCCTGGCGGACAACCGGCCCTGGGTGTGCGAGGTGGACGGCCGCATCGCCGGCTTTGCCGACCTGCAGCCCTCGGGCCATATCGACCAGTTTTTCGTCGCGCCGCAGCATGCGCGTCGCGGCGTTGGCGCAGCGCTGCTCGCGCATCTGGAGCGGCAGGCGCGCCGGCAGGGCTGCGCTGCCATGCGCTCGCATGTCAGCCTGGCGGCGCAGGCCTTTTTTGCCCGCCATGGCTTTGTGGTGCAAGAGCGGCGCGTGGTCACGCTGCGCGGTGTGCAGTTTGCCAATGCGCTGATGCGCAAGGAGCTGGGGCGGGACGGTGGCGATGGACAATAG